The proteins below come from a single Ictalurus furcatus strain D&B chromosome 15, Billie_1.0, whole genome shotgun sequence genomic window:
- the LOC128619520 gene encoding specifically androgen-regulated gene protein isoform X1: MRDSSPCDSVSGSSLSMNSAGSCDSVISINSGYSDDSMEHLSAEERACLMFLEETIESLEVENDSGISNDEPDHQSCNLTYKMAHLSSISQVNPKELSVHDNPNKVLGKDHKPHKLLVPTPLVLANGNAKLLKKTDFSTSAPKPAVLVKTPKTASLNSHQSSALMTSASGITISAPNPGRHEPNSYASSKLTDLPPSFIPEPPVKPDSSNGALAKDHPPKSNLDPRSDQNQKSVSSKTQMELLPPPSDFMDAPVLLPPVHTPPAGQSQAQTSTQLSSKLASQFPSQPSQSESMPIAPPPGFDGHIETNKPLTALSPNELDKLRKKASMKKAPEKVPVVLVKPGHNVSDQANSPTFDPDTSSVTAVEYGEPKSPPIVAPKPKKLPSNIVLKNHKDATPGHSFVSPGDCMMINKQKVHLEALKKLGLLKSDEINSGLCTSPPLKASPQTSFNKSTSAASPSAEPTADSVLVHAEHHAVVEAQGKTQFSFLPVHPEKGEKENLLITRSQSPKPFEMKSASTERSGVGLKSLALENPSQSTSQEESPENLALPLLQNNRPRCASEGNWKDFSHDQISSGSNREPELRRSLHIPAPSLAQPKIESSKSLRSHGISVVISPQSKNSEDRKQALMRLGLIKD, encoded by the exons ATGCGTGACTCCTCGCCATGCGACTCTGTGTCAGGATCATCACTCAGCATGAACAGTGCAGGCAGCTGTGACAGCGTGATCAGCATCAACTCGGGCTAT AGTGACGACAGTATGGAGCATCTTTCTGCTGAGGAGCGCGCATGTCTCATGTTCCTGGAGGAAACCATTGAGTCTCTGGAGGTGGAGAACGACAGTGGCATTTCAAATGATGAACCAGACCACCAGTCTTGCAATCTGACATATAAGATGGCTCACCTTAGCTCTATTAGCCAAGTTAATCCAAAGG AGCTATCGGTCCATGACAATCCCAATAAAGTTTTGGGAAAAGACCATAAACCCCACAAATTGCTAGTTCCGACTCCACTAGTTTTAGCCAACGGTAATgccaaattactgaaaaaaactgATTTCTCTACGTCTGCACCAAAACCAGCTGTACTAGTTAAAACACCTAAAACCGCTTCATTAAACTCTCACCAGTCTTCAGCGTTAATGACTTCTGCAAGTGGAATTACTATATCAGCTCCAAATCCTGGGAGACACGAACCCAATTCTTACGCATCCAGCAAGCTGACTGATTTGCCACCTTCTTTTATACCTGAGCCTCCAGTCAAACCTGACTCTTCAAATGGTGCTCTAGCCAAAGACCACCCTCCTAAGAGTAATCTCGATCCAAGGTCAGATCAAAATCAAAAGAGTGTTTCATCCAAAACGCAGATGGAGCTGCTTCCTCCTCCTTCAGACTTTATGGATGCGCCAGTACTCCTTCCACCAGTACACACTCCACCAGCAGGACAAAGCCAAGCCCAAACCTCAACTCAACTTTCCTCAAAGCTTGCATCCCAATTCCCATCACAGCCAAGTCAAAGTGAAAGCATGCCAATCGCCCCTCCTCCGGGTTTTGACGGACATATCGAAACAAACAAGCCTCTAACAGCACTGTCTCCAAATGAACTAGACAAGTTGCGCAAAAAAGCTTCAATGAAGAAAGCCCCTGAAAAAGTACCAGTAGTTCTGGTAAAACCTGGCCATAATGTGTCAGACCAGGCAAATTCTCCAACCTTTGATCCAGATACCAGTTCAGTTACAGCAGTGGAATATGGAGAACCTAAAAGCCCACCCATTGTGGCACCCAAACCCAAAAAACTGCCTTCCAACATTGTCCTAAAAAACCACAAAGATGCCACACCAGGTCATTCCTTTGTTTCACCAGGTGATTGTATGATGATCAACAAGCAGAAGGTTCACCTGGAAGCTCTGAAGAAACTAGGCTTGCTGAAGAGTGATGAGATCAACTCAGGCCTCTGCACCAGTCCACCACTCAAGGCCTCTCCACAGACTTCCTTTAACAAGAGCACTTCTGCAGCATCACCTTCTGCAGAACCTACTGCTGATTCTGTCCTTGTGCATGCCGAGCACCATGCAGTAGTTGAGGCACAAGGCAAAACGCAGTTTTCATTTTTACCCGTACACcctgaaaaaggagaaaaagaaaatctgttGATCACAAGGTCACAGAGTCCAAAACCCTTTGAAATGAAATCAGCATCCACGGAGCGATCGGGCGTAGGACTGAAAAGCCTTGCACTCGAGAACCCCTCACAGTCAACAAGCCAGGAAGAGAGTCCCGAAAATTTGGCACTTCCACTTCTGCAAAATAACAGACCTCGATGTGCTTCTGAGGGAAACTGGAAAGACTTTAGTCATGACCAGATATCTTCTGGATCAAACAGAGAACCAGAGCTCAGGAGATCTCTTCACATCCCTGCTCCATCACTGGCACAACCAAAGATTGAGTCCTCGAAGTCTCTTCGGTCACATGGCATCAGCGTGGTCATCTCCCCACAGAGTAAAAACAGCGAGGACCGCAAGCAGGCTCTGATGAGGTTGGGACTGATCAAAGactaa
- the LOC128619520 gene encoding specifically androgen-regulated gene protein isoform X2: protein MEHLSAEERACLMFLEETIESLEVENDSGISNDEPDHQSCNLTYKMAHLSSISQVNPKELSVHDNPNKVLGKDHKPHKLLVPTPLVLANGNAKLLKKTDFSTSAPKPAVLVKTPKTASLNSHQSSALMTSASGITISAPNPGRHEPNSYASSKLTDLPPSFIPEPPVKPDSSNGALAKDHPPKSNLDPRSDQNQKSVSSKTQMELLPPPSDFMDAPVLLPPVHTPPAGQSQAQTSTQLSSKLASQFPSQPSQSESMPIAPPPGFDGHIETNKPLTALSPNELDKLRKKASMKKAPEKVPVVLVKPGHNVSDQANSPTFDPDTSSVTAVEYGEPKSPPIVAPKPKKLPSNIVLKNHKDATPGHSFVSPGDCMMINKQKVHLEALKKLGLLKSDEINSGLCTSPPLKASPQTSFNKSTSAASPSAEPTADSVLVHAEHHAVVEAQGKTQFSFLPVHPEKGEKENLLITRSQSPKPFEMKSASTERSGVGLKSLALENPSQSTSQEESPENLALPLLQNNRPRCASEGNWKDFSHDQISSGSNREPELRRSLHIPAPSLAQPKIESSKSLRSHGISVVISPQSKNSEDRKQALMRLGLIKD, encoded by the exons ATGGAGCATCTTTCTGCTGAGGAGCGCGCATGTCTCATGTTCCTGGAGGAAACCATTGAGTCTCTGGAGGTGGAGAACGACAGTGGCATTTCAAATGATGAACCAGACCACCAGTCTTGCAATCTGACATATAAGATGGCTCACCTTAGCTCTATTAGCCAAGTTAATCCAAAGG AGCTATCGGTCCATGACAATCCCAATAAAGTTTTGGGAAAAGACCATAAACCCCACAAATTGCTAGTTCCGACTCCACTAGTTTTAGCCAACGGTAATgccaaattactgaaaaaaactgATTTCTCTACGTCTGCACCAAAACCAGCTGTACTAGTTAAAACACCTAAAACCGCTTCATTAAACTCTCACCAGTCTTCAGCGTTAATGACTTCTGCAAGTGGAATTACTATATCAGCTCCAAATCCTGGGAGACACGAACCCAATTCTTACGCATCCAGCAAGCTGACTGATTTGCCACCTTCTTTTATACCTGAGCCTCCAGTCAAACCTGACTCTTCAAATGGTGCTCTAGCCAAAGACCACCCTCCTAAGAGTAATCTCGATCCAAGGTCAGATCAAAATCAAAAGAGTGTTTCATCCAAAACGCAGATGGAGCTGCTTCCTCCTCCTTCAGACTTTATGGATGCGCCAGTACTCCTTCCACCAGTACACACTCCACCAGCAGGACAAAGCCAAGCCCAAACCTCAACTCAACTTTCCTCAAAGCTTGCATCCCAATTCCCATCACAGCCAAGTCAAAGTGAAAGCATGCCAATCGCCCCTCCTCCGGGTTTTGACGGACATATCGAAACAAACAAGCCTCTAACAGCACTGTCTCCAAATGAACTAGACAAGTTGCGCAAAAAAGCTTCAATGAAGAAAGCCCCTGAAAAAGTACCAGTAGTTCTGGTAAAACCTGGCCATAATGTGTCAGACCAGGCAAATTCTCCAACCTTTGATCCAGATACCAGTTCAGTTACAGCAGTGGAATATGGAGAACCTAAAAGCCCACCCATTGTGGCACCCAAACCCAAAAAACTGCCTTCCAACATTGTCCTAAAAAACCACAAAGATGCCACACCAGGTCATTCCTTTGTTTCACCAGGTGATTGTATGATGATCAACAAGCAGAAGGTTCACCTGGAAGCTCTGAAGAAACTAGGCTTGCTGAAGAGTGATGAGATCAACTCAGGCCTCTGCACCAGTCCACCACTCAAGGCCTCTCCACAGACTTCCTTTAACAAGAGCACTTCTGCAGCATCACCTTCTGCAGAACCTACTGCTGATTCTGTCCTTGTGCATGCCGAGCACCATGCAGTAGTTGAGGCACAAGGCAAAACGCAGTTTTCATTTTTACCCGTACACcctgaaaaaggagaaaaagaaaatctgttGATCACAAGGTCACAGAGTCCAAAACCCTTTGAAATGAAATCAGCATCCACGGAGCGATCGGGCGTAGGACTGAAAAGCCTTGCACTCGAGAACCCCTCACAGTCAACAAGCCAGGAAGAGAGTCCCGAAAATTTGGCACTTCCACTTCTGCAAAATAACAGACCTCGATGTGCTTCTGAGGGAAACTGGAAAGACTTTAGTCATGACCAGATATCTTCTGGATCAAACAGAGAACCAGAGCTCAGGAGATCTCTTCACATCCCTGCTCCATCACTGGCACAACCAAAGATTGAGTCCTCGAAGTCTCTTCGGTCACATGGCATCAGCGTGGTCATCTCCCCACAGAGTAAAAACAGCGAGGACCGCAAGCAGGCTCTGATGAGGTTGGGACTGATCAAAGactaa